A single window of Macaca mulatta isolate MMU2019108-1 chromosome 9, T2T-MMU8v2.0, whole genome shotgun sequence DNA harbors:
- the LOC144331452 gene encoding uncharacterized protein LOC144331452 yields the protein MVTAEAFEASALLLRQPPLAYVLGRGHWLRFRSPVPWPPTRGQAQTCGSSAARLGPSGGGSLALGEGVCWPAAEPGASPRAWGLCGLGKAPGLTVWTSVRLVLGILREPQLWRPPQAKQGHLPWGGVWFLVPGTVLGVLAGGSESPAQEGEVAPSLDKQFLLTCAFQALDASRDAWGDKGWRRACGQAGPIPAPGPAAPGPRPSPPAHQALPQHSSHSRSLCPNLAGAGVGRGPWRGAALWLHVTVAAKVSPVHKCEPRWAGAELQAQRVLHHSSRLRFLHAPPAQSSPPLLRLREFSTVPPRLTRLTGYPTPAAQEAGPEDLGAHQASVPTSLAARHETFPQDSHLLVLKSWPFAELPAEPPAVPFSYAYTSLRVWPKEKLQRVGPTCYTSGRRRAQAQTAVRRGGGRVHSGSARFCCCLFFFFLRQSRSVAQAGVQWRDLGSLQAPSSRFK from the exons CAGCCTTGCTCCTTCGCCAGCCTCCACTTGCCTACGTCCTGGGGAGAGGCCACTGGCTGCGGTTCAGAAGCCCCGTCCCCTGGCCTCCT ACACGGGGGCAGGCCCAGACCTGCGGGAGTTCTGCTGCCCGCCTGGGCCCCTCGGGGGGAGGCTCCCTGGCCCTTGGAGAGGGTGTCTGCTGGCCT GCTGCAGAGCCTGGCGCCTCTCCACGTGCTTGGGGGCTCTGTGGCCTGGGGAAGGCTCCGGGCCTCACTGTGTGGACCAGCGTCCGCCTGGTGCTGGGaatcctcagggagccccagctgTGGAGGCCGCCCCAGGCCAAGCAGGGCCACCTGCCCTGGGGTGGGGTCTGGTTCTTAGTGCCTGGGACAGTGTTGGGCGTGCTGGCCGGGGGTTCTGAGAGCCCT GCTCAGGAGGGAGAGGTGGCCCCTTCCCTGGACAAGCAATTCTTGCTCACGTGTGCTTTCCAGGCCCTTGACGCAAGCAGAGACGCATGGGGAGATAAGGGCTGGAGGAGGGCGTGTGGACAGGCTGGCCCCATCCCAGCTCCCGGGCCAGCAGCCCCCGGCCCCCGGCCCTCGCCGCCcgcccaccaggccctgcctcagCACTCTTCCCACAGCAGGTCTTTGTGCCCCAATCTGGCAGGTGCGGGGGTGGGACGGGGTCCTTGGCGTGGAGCAGCCCTCTGGCTGCATGTGACAGTGGCGGCCAAGGTCTCCCCTGTGCATAAATGTGAACCTCGCTGGGCAGGAGCAGAACTCCAGGCTCAGAGAGTTCTCCACCACTCCTCCCGGCTCAGATTTCTCCACGCTCCTCCGGCTCAGAGTTCTCCACCGCTCCTCCGGCTCAGAGAGTTCTCCACTGTTCCTCCCAGGCTCACGAGGCTCACAGGCTACCCAACGCCAGCGGCCCAGGAGGCTGGACCAGAG GATCTTGGTGCCCACCAGGCCTCGGTCCCGACTTCTCTTGCTGCCCGGCACGAGACCTTCCCCCAGGACAGCCATCTCCTGGTGCTGAAGAGCTGGCCCTTCGCAGAGCTGCCCGCAGAACCGCCCGCCGTTCCTTTTTCCTATGCATATACTTCTTTGAGGGTCTGGCCTAAAGAG AAGCTGCAGCGTGTGGGGCCCACTTGTTACACCAGCGGGAGGCGGAGGGCCCAGGCGCAGACGGCAGTGAGGCGTGGCGGAGGACGCGTGCACTCTGGATCTGCACGCTtttgctgctgccttttttttttttttttgagacagtctcgctctgttgcccaggctggagtgcagtggcgggatctcggctcactgcaagctccatcttccaggtttaagtga